A single genomic interval of Mangifera indica cultivar Alphonso chromosome 5, CATAS_Mindica_2.1, whole genome shotgun sequence harbors:
- the LOC123215686 gene encoding (+)-neomenthol dehydrogenase-like has protein sequence MAEATRRIAVVTGANKGIGFGVCKQLASNGIIVVLTARNEKRGLEAVEKLKEIGLSDHVLFHQLDVLDPTSISALQNFIQNQFGKLDILVNNAGVIGNILDGDALRSSLSSENRQPQIAHIDWSNLLTETYELAEECLNINYYGAKRTCEALIPLLQLSDSPNIVNVSSGAGRLTNIPDGWPKEVLTDAENLTEERLDEVLTEFLKDFKEGSLATKGWPPHLSAYIVSKATLNAYTRILAKRYQAFRINCVCPGFVKTDINHNTGTFTTDQGAENLVRLALLPKDGPSGLYFIRKEESPF, from the exons ATGGCGGAAGCAACGAGGCG GATTGCAGTTGTTACAGGAGCAAATAAAGGGATTGGGTTTGGAGTCTGTAAGCAGTTGGCTTCAAATGGGATTATAGTGGTGTTAACTGCTAGAAATGAGAAGAGAGGACTCGAAGCTGTTGAAAAGCTGAAAGAGATTGGTCTTTCTGATCATGTTCTTTTTCATCAACTTGATGTGCTTGATCCTACTAGTATTTCTGCTCtacaaaattttatccaaaacCAATTTGGGAAACTCGATATTCTG GTGAACAATGCAGGGGTTATTGGAAACATATTGGATGGTGATGCTCTAAGatcttctctttcttctgaG AATCGGCAGCCACAAATTGCTCATATTGATTGGAGCAATCTGTTGACGGAAACTTATGAGTTAGCAGAAGAATGcctgaatataaattattatggaGCCAAAAGAACATGTGAAGCCCTTATTCCCCTCCTTCAGTTATCTGATTCACCCAACATTGTCAATGTCTCCTCTGGTGCAGGAAGGCTGACG AACATACCTGATGGATGGCCTAAGGAAGTTTTAACTGACGCCGAAAACCTCACCGAAGAGAGATTAGATGAGGTTTTGACAGagtttttgaaagatttcaAAGAGGGCTCATTAGCAACCAAAGGTTGGCCTCCCCATCTTTCTGCTTACATAGTTTCCAAAGCAACCCTGAATGCTTACACAAGGATTCTGGCTAAGAGATACCAAGCTTTCCGCATCAACTGTGTTTGCCCTGGCTTTGTGAAAACAGATATAAACCACAATACTGGCACCTTTACAACTGACCAAGGTGCAGAAAACCTTGTAAGGTTAGCATTGCTGCCCAAGGATGGTCCTTCTGGTCTCTACTTTATCAGGAAGGAAGAATCACCTTTCTGA